In the genome of Halobacterium noricense, one region contains:
- a CDS encoding ParA family protein has protein sequence MQTEPRAVSVGILKGGFAKTTTALNLARELAHRNERALVVDLDDNGHMTLNLGFEDRYNSTDDDGSNHAEAVLLEGEDPREYVVNVAEGLDLFPAHEDLESVQSALKEATMGTTRLKRDLVDPLLGEEYDYVVIDCPANRGKLNDNAMYATGNLIIPLRPENGYETGLTNTLDRLVQEAREYFELNILAVVPSDLRKRIDQSTRDRKLLREITTRDAIDHLVPNFAYLSEGDWAAIDAGDYNGDLPGIRYRAAIDDAHQEGVPLRDYDPECDQLGAYDELAAIVERGEVTR, from the coding sequence ATGCAAACGGAACCACGCGCTGTCAGTGTCGGCATCCTGAAGGGTGGATTCGCGAAAACGACCACCGCGCTCAACCTCGCACGCGAACTCGCGCACCGCAACGAGCGCGCGCTCGTCGTCGACCTCGACGACAACGGACACATGACGCTCAACCTCGGATTCGAGGACAGGTACAACAGCACCGACGACGACGGCAGCAACCACGCCGAGGCCGTCCTACTCGAAGGCGAGGACCCCCGCGAGTACGTCGTCAACGTCGCGGAGGGCCTGGACCTCTTCCCCGCACACGAGGACTTGGAGAGCGTGCAGTCCGCACTCAAGGAGGCGACGATGGGGACGACGCGGCTGAAACGAGACCTCGTCGACCCGCTGCTCGGCGAGGAGTACGACTACGTCGTCATCGATTGTCCCGCCAACCGCGGGAAGCTCAACGACAACGCGATGTACGCCACCGGCAACCTCATCATCCCGCTGCGGCCGGAGAACGGCTACGAGACCGGGCTGACAAACACGCTCGACCGGCTCGTCCAGGAAGCCCGCGAGTACTTCGAGTTGAACATCCTCGCGGTCGTTCCCTCCGACCTCCGCAAGCGCATCGACCAGTCCACCCGGGACCGCAAACTCCTCCGCGAGATTACGACCCGAGACGCCATCGACCACCTCGTCCCGAACTTCGCGTATCTCTCCGAGGGGGACTGGGCAGCCATCGACGCCGGCGACTACAACGGCGACCTCCCGGGCATCCGGTATCGTGCGGCCATCGACGACGCCCACCAGGAGGGCGTGCCGCTGCGCGACTACGACCCCGAATGCGACCAACTCGGAGCGTACGACGAACTCGCGGCCATCGTCGAGCGTGGGGAGGTGACCCGCTGA